From Amycolatopsis sp. cg9, one genomic window encodes:
- a CDS encoding condensation domain-containing protein, whose translation MPTTEGARIPATRKEEGLWLLERLVPGEGVNNVPGVALQVSGRLDRAVLQEAVARLVRRYDALRTVFHADDTRLTKEVLPSFPVRLEGEDSTDVEAGLRELITRPFALDGTPLLRVGLFHGPEHDSVGVAVHHLIFDGTSMSIFLEELAAAYDAVLAGDLPDASEPVPLWPESEPKPASLAFWREHLRDFDASGLELWCGGQESAQPTLRGEQLVRAFSPEAKDVVTALQKDLKAPDVVLLLAAYYLLLHAHGAGPDLAVGFPVNVRSQQAQRAIGYHVNIVPLRVRIDPAETFRAFSRRVRDLFFEAIAHADVPMDVLLPEVERADSSWRTTMFRHVFNYLPFGGRAATSIGGAPAEVAEIDPGHSKFDLEFVILPSADESRVKAVYGAEVLSGDDVGLLLERYDALLVAAAGAPDRPLGELDVWGATDRRVLDVAAKPASPDTALTAIARHVRENPGAPALVTDDGTTSYRELWRAASAVTTLLADAGTGPGDLVAVVAPRGRELAAAVLGSWLAGATVTTVDPDQDGVAEAVSGAKLVLGAAETAPHASIPWRPIAYAVTVAVEPNAGAVAPDDPALIGVTHRELAASVRHSAALVPPGRPVLWLTSPAAGAAVAELLLALATGAPLVVAPDRARADGRLLAELLTRHDAGVVHATPAVWSRVVEHLGEAAGGRTALIGAEPAPAPLVRTLRALEADVHTVFSGSGRWVLADGMPVAGLDADVVAPDGRRLPLGVRGELRLGRLAVGVLAHWRTDGSLHVHGPRERQLFLGGTRVDLATVEDALTAYTDVVAAAVTARVTDGGTELVAVVHAPDKPQLAADLARHAETALPPRARPARYLRVDALPETAGHEVDRAAVAELAATAGPAPEVPAEAVPDATTTAVMAMFAKLLKRTDVTEDTNFFASGGHSLLAAQLVQSIQKQTGVRLKLSAAFSHPTPAALAELITERGSTR comes from the coding sequence ATGCCGACCACTGAGGGCGCGCGGATCCCCGCGACCCGCAAGGAAGAAGGCCTCTGGCTGCTGGAGCGGCTGGTCCCCGGCGAAGGCGTCAACAACGTGCCGGGCGTCGCGCTGCAGGTCTCGGGCCGGCTCGACCGGGCCGTGCTGCAGGAAGCCGTCGCCCGGCTGGTGCGCCGGTACGACGCGCTGCGGACCGTCTTCCACGCCGACGACACCCGGCTGACCAAGGAGGTGCTGCCGTCCTTCCCGGTCCGCCTGGAGGGCGAGGACAGCACCGACGTCGAGGCCGGGCTGCGCGAGCTGATCACCCGGCCGTTCGCGCTCGACGGGACCCCGCTGCTGCGCGTCGGCCTGTTCCACGGCCCCGAGCACGACTCCGTCGGCGTGGCCGTGCACCACCTGATCTTCGACGGCACCTCGATGTCGATCTTCCTGGAGGAGCTCGCGGCCGCGTACGACGCCGTGCTCGCCGGGGACCTCCCCGACGCGAGCGAGCCCGTGCCGCTCTGGCCGGAGTCCGAGCCGAAGCCGGCGAGCCTCGCGTTCTGGCGCGAGCACCTGCGCGACTTCGACGCGAGCGGCCTCGAACTGTGGTGCGGCGGCCAGGAAAGCGCCCAGCCGACCCTGCGCGGCGAGCAGCTGGTCCGCGCGTTCTCGCCCGAGGCGAAGGACGTCGTCACCGCGCTGCAGAAGGACCTCAAGGCGCCCGACGTCGTCCTCCTGCTGGCCGCCTACTACCTGCTGCTGCACGCCCACGGCGCCGGCCCCGACCTCGCCGTCGGGTTCCCGGTGAACGTCCGCAGCCAGCAGGCCCAGCGCGCGATCGGCTACCACGTCAACATCGTCCCGCTGCGCGTCCGCATCGACCCGGCCGAGACGTTCCGGGCGTTCAGCCGCCGGGTGCGCGACCTCTTCTTCGAGGCGATCGCGCACGCGGACGTGCCGATGGACGTCCTGCTGCCCGAGGTCGAGCGCGCCGATTCCTCCTGGCGCACCACGATGTTCCGGCACGTGTTCAACTACCTGCCCTTCGGCGGGCGGGCGGCCACCAGCATCGGCGGCGCACCCGCCGAAGTCGCCGAGATCGACCCCGGGCACAGCAAGTTCGACCTCGAGTTCGTCATCCTCCCGTCGGCGGACGAAAGCCGCGTCAAGGCGGTGTACGGCGCCGAGGTGCTCAGCGGCGACGACGTCGGCCTGCTGCTGGAGCGCTACGACGCCCTCCTCGTCGCGGCCGCGGGCGCGCCCGACCGGCCGCTGGGCGAGCTGGACGTCTGGGGCGCCACCGACCGCCGCGTGCTGGACGTCGCCGCGAAACCGGCGTCGCCGGACACCGCGCTCACCGCGATCGCCCGCCACGTGCGGGAGAACCCCGGCGCGCCCGCCCTCGTCACCGACGACGGCACCACGTCGTACCGCGAACTCTGGCGGGCCGCTTCGGCGGTCACGACCCTGCTGGCCGACGCCGGGACCGGCCCGGGCGACCTGGTCGCGGTGGTCGCCCCGCGCGGGCGCGAACTCGCGGCCGCGGTGCTCGGCAGCTGGCTGGCCGGCGCCACGGTGACCACCGTGGACCCCGATCAGGACGGCGTCGCCGAAGCCGTGTCCGGTGCGAAGCTGGTGCTGGGCGCGGCGGAAACCGCGCCGCACGCCTCGATCCCCTGGCGGCCGATCGCGTACGCGGTCACCGTGGCCGTCGAGCCGAACGCGGGCGCCGTGGCCCCGGACGATCCGGCGCTGATCGGCGTGACGCACCGGGAACTCGCCGCGTCCGTCCGGCACAGCGCGGCGCTCGTGCCGCCCGGCCGTCCGGTGCTGTGGCTGACGTCCCCGGCCGCCGGCGCCGCCGTCGCCGAGCTGCTGCTGGCACTGGCCACCGGTGCCCCGCTGGTCGTGGCGCCCGACCGGGCCCGCGCCGACGGCCGGCTGCTCGCCGAGCTCCTGACCCGCCACGACGCCGGCGTCGTGCACGCCACCCCGGCCGTCTGGTCGCGCGTGGTCGAGCACCTCGGCGAGGCCGCGGGCGGCCGGACCGCGCTGATCGGCGCCGAACCCGCGCCCGCCCCGCTCGTGCGCACCCTGCGCGCGCTCGAGGCCGACGTCCACACCGTGTTCTCCGGCTCCGGCCGCTGGGTGCTCGCCGACGGCATGCCGGTCGCGGGCCTCGACGCCGACGTCGTCGCCCCGGACGGGCGGCGGCTGCCGCTGGGCGTGCGCGGGGAGCTCCGGCTGGGCAGGCTCGCCGTCGGTGTCCTCGCGCACTGGCGCACCGACGGGTCCCTGCACGTCCACGGCCCGCGCGAGCGCCAGCTGTTCCTCGGCGGCACCCGCGTCGACCTGGCGACCGTGGAGGACGCGCTGACCGCGTACACCGACGTCGTCGCGGCCGCGGTCACCGCGCGGGTCACCGACGGCGGGACCGAGCTGGTCGCCGTGGTGCACGCGCCGGACAAGCCGCAGCTCGCCGCCGACCTGGCCCGGCACGCCGAGACGGCCCTGCCGCCGCGGGCCCGCCCGGCCCGGTACCTGCGGGTCGACGCGCTGCCCGAGACCGCCGGGCACGAAGTGGACCGGGCGGCGGTCGCCGAACTGGCCGCCACGGCCGGGCCGGCGCCCGAAGTGCCCGCCGAGGCCGTTCCGGACGCCACGACCACCGCCGTGATGGCGATGTTCGCGAAGCTGCTCAAGCGCACCGACGTCACCGAAGACACGAACTTCTTCGCCAGCGGCGGGCATTCGCTGCTGGCCGCCCAGCTCGTCCAGTCGATCCAGAAGCAGACCGGGGTCCGGCTGAAGCTGTCCGCCGCCTTCTCCCACCCGACGCCGGCCGCGCTGGCGGAGCTGATCACCGAACGCGGGAGCACCCGATGA
- a CDS encoding non-ribosomal peptide synthetase — MTTSFNPAPRPFERAETMHGLFEWCAERWPDRTALHHRGRDISYRELAETADAYAAELQARGVERGSIVPVLLPRSPELFATLLAVLKCGAAYAALDLRWPHARLAELIEHLGGAVVAAERGAGWPSAWAPPEQPILGARPAAVEVGADDACAVFFTSGTTGTPKGVVTAHRGNVRLFDDWLFTPLDSGAVMPQALAATWDAFGLDSWGVLFNGGTLVLLEDTLELATKLRDLVAIHGVTTIFPPTAVFHSMVDNDLDAFAGLRAVGTGGEKLSARHAARFLEAYPDIPLYNMYGPVESSVAATCHRVRPEDCTEVPLGLPFPNTQAYIVDGDRLCDVGESGEICLGGKGLALGYFEDPSLTERKFVEIALPAGPERVYRTGDLGRWTADGLLHFEGRADRQVKIRGHRIELDDVEHNAGRVPGVGACAVVPVTGADGAYEDLCLFYAGAGDETPGEEELRTRLAERLPGYLVPALVQRLERLPVLEDRKLDRRALAELAANRRAESVAPVAEELSDTEAAVAGFLREIIGVPSIASDVSFFRQGGNSLSAAQLCSRISRDLGVKLRISQVFEAPTVRGVAGLITAGKP, encoded by the coding sequence ATGACGACGTCCTTCAACCCGGCGCCCCGCCCGTTCGAGCGGGCCGAGACCATGCACGGCCTGTTCGAGTGGTGCGCCGAGCGCTGGCCGGACCGCACCGCGCTGCACCACCGCGGCCGCGACATCAGCTACCGCGAGCTGGCGGAAACCGCCGACGCGTACGCGGCCGAACTGCAGGCGCGCGGCGTCGAGCGCGGTTCGATCGTGCCGGTGCTGCTGCCCCGCTCCCCCGAGCTGTTCGCGACGCTGCTGGCCGTGCTCAAGTGCGGTGCCGCCTACGCGGCGCTGGACCTGCGGTGGCCGCACGCCCGGCTGGCCGAGCTGATCGAGCACCTCGGCGGGGCGGTGGTGGCCGCCGAACGCGGGGCCGGGTGGCCGTCGGCGTGGGCGCCGCCGGAACAGCCGATCCTCGGCGCCCGCCCGGCCGCCGTCGAGGTCGGCGCGGACGACGCCTGCGCGGTGTTCTTCACCTCGGGGACCACCGGGACGCCGAAGGGCGTGGTGACCGCGCACCGCGGCAACGTGCGGCTCTTCGACGACTGGCTGTTCACCCCGCTGGACTCCGGCGCGGTGATGCCGCAGGCGCTCGCGGCGACCTGGGACGCCTTCGGCCTCGACTCGTGGGGCGTGCTGTTCAACGGCGGCACCCTGGTGCTGCTGGAGGACACCCTGGAGCTGGCGACGAAGCTGCGTGACCTGGTCGCGATCCACGGCGTCACCACGATCTTCCCGCCCACCGCGGTGTTCCACAGCATGGTCGACAACGACCTCGACGCCTTCGCCGGCCTGCGGGCCGTCGGCACCGGCGGCGAGAAGCTCTCGGCCCGGCACGCCGCCCGGTTCCTCGAGGCGTACCCGGACATCCCGCTGTACAACATGTACGGCCCGGTCGAGTCGAGCGTGGCGGCCACCTGCCACCGCGTCCGGCCGGAGGACTGCACCGAGGTGCCGCTCGGCCTCCCGTTCCCCAACACCCAGGCCTACATCGTCGACGGCGACCGGCTGTGCGACGTCGGCGAGAGCGGCGAGATCTGCCTGGGCGGCAAGGGGCTGGCGCTCGGCTACTTCGAGGACCCTTCGCTGACCGAGCGCAAGTTCGTCGAGATCGCCCTGCCGGCCGGGCCGGAGCGGGTCTACCGCACCGGTGACCTCGGGCGCTGGACCGCCGACGGGCTGCTGCACTTCGAAGGCCGCGCGGACCGCCAGGTCAAGATCCGCGGGCACCGCATCGAACTCGACGACGTCGAACACAACGCCGGGCGCGTGCCGGGTGTCGGCGCGTGCGCGGTGGTGCCGGTGACCGGCGCCGACGGCGCGTACGAGGACCTGTGCCTGTTCTACGCCGGTGCCGGCGACGAGACCCCGGGCGAGGAAGAGCTGCGCACCCGGCTGGCCGAGCGGCTGCCGGGCTACCTGGTGCCCGCCCTCGTGCAGCGCCTGGAGCGGCTGCCGGTGCTGGAGGACCGGAAGCTGGACCGCCGGGCGCTGGCCGAGCTGGCCGCGAACCGCCGTGCCGAGTCGGTGGCGCCGGTGGCGGAAGAGCTTTCGGACACCGAAGCGGCGGTGGCGGGGTTCCTGCGCGAAATCATCGGCGTGCCCTCGATCGCCAGCGACGTCTCGTTCTTCCGGCAGGGCGGCAACTCGCTGTCCGCCGCCCAGCTGTGCTCCCGGATCAGCCGGGACCTCGGCGTCAAGCTGCGGATCTCCCAGGTGTTCGAGGCGCCGACCGTGCGCGGCGTCGCCGGGCTGATCACCGCCGGAAAGCCGTAG
- a CDS encoding cytochrome P450, whose amino-acid sequence MPVRTAEDMTTQMRVLWTLGELGDPLALLLRGPEDPYPLYEKIRAKGPLHRSELGAWTTVDHATATKVLRDRRFGVLKSDGKPISPVITSFDNSMLGADGADHARLRKLATPFLSPKAILGFRDRLTAICHELLDRVDTSREFDLMATFADLIPVTVVAAIFDIPEPFLSRYLEHGPKFGTIFDEITSAEHIAGVQRSLDELDALFTELMEMRLAHPGDDAVSKLLTARAEDRLTTHELVSMCQLLTLAGAESTVNLIGVGVKTMLEQRDQWDKLVADPDLAPQAAQESLRFEAPVQQSSRVSTVDVEIGDTVIPADTAVVVLTAGCNRDPQVWSRPDVFDITRPTTPDNLSFSGGSHYCLGAPLARLEADVAFRVLATRLPDLRQTGPADRRRSAIIRGLRHLPVTNG is encoded by the coding sequence ATGCCGGTCCGGACGGCCGAGGACATGACCACCCAGATGCGGGTGCTGTGGACCCTCGGCGAACTCGGCGATCCCCTGGCGCTGCTGCTGCGCGGCCCGGAGGATCCCTATCCGCTCTACGAAAAGATCCGCGCGAAGGGCCCGCTGCACCGCAGCGAACTCGGCGCGTGGACGACGGTCGACCACGCGACGGCCACGAAGGTGCTGCGCGACCGGCGGTTCGGGGTGCTCAAGTCCGACGGCAAGCCGATCAGCCCGGTGATCACGTCGTTCGACAACTCGATGCTCGGCGCGGACGGCGCCGACCACGCGCGGCTGCGCAAGCTGGCGACGCCGTTCCTGAGCCCCAAGGCGATCCTCGGCTTCCGCGACCGGCTGACGGCGATCTGCCACGAGCTGCTCGACCGCGTCGACACGAGCCGCGAGTTCGACCTGATGGCGACGTTCGCCGACCTCATCCCGGTGACGGTCGTGGCGGCCATCTTCGACATCCCCGAGCCGTTCCTGAGCCGGTACCTGGAGCACGGCCCGAAGTTCGGCACGATCTTCGACGAGATCACGTCGGCGGAGCACATCGCGGGCGTCCAGCGGTCGCTGGACGAACTGGACGCGCTGTTCACCGAGCTGATGGAAATGCGCCTGGCCCACCCGGGCGACGACGCGGTCAGCAAGCTCCTCACGGCCCGCGCCGAGGACCGGCTCACGACGCACGAACTGGTGTCGATGTGCCAGCTGCTGACCCTGGCGGGCGCGGAGTCGACGGTGAACCTGATCGGCGTCGGCGTCAAGACGATGCTGGAACAGCGGGACCAGTGGGACAAGCTGGTGGCGGACCCGGACCTGGCTCCCCAGGCGGCGCAGGAGTCGCTGCGGTTCGAAGCCCCGGTCCAGCAGTCCAGCCGCGTGTCCACAGTGGACGTCGAGATCGGGGACACGGTGATCCCGGCCGACACGGCGGTGGTGGTCCTGACGGCGGGCTGCAACCGCGACCCGCAGGTGTGGTCCCGTCCCGACGTCTTCGACATCACCCGCCCGACCACCCCGGACAACCTGTCCTTCTCGGGCGGCTCCCACTACTGCCTGGGCGCGCCGCTGGCCCGCCTGGAGGCGGACGTGGCGTTCCGGGTCCTGGCAACGCGCTTGCCGGACCTGCGCCAGACGGGCCCGGCCGACCGCCGGCGCTCGGCGATCATCCGAGGCCTCCGCCACCTACCGGTGACGAACGGCTGA
- a CDS encoding beta-glucosidase, with protein sequence MRTAAVVLAGVLLTSGLAAAGAAADPAAKFSPRVRSLVGELTLDEKLSLVHGGTDPNSVGEAGYVPGVPRLGIPALRLADGSAGVRVDKPSVVMPAPVSLASSFDESLATRYGAGVGREARALGTDALLSPMVNTIRIPYGGRNFETLSEDPLLTSRIAAAEVKGIAGQGTIPVVKHLAGNNQENDRQTINVQMDDQTLHEVELPGFEAAVKAGAGAVMCSYNNLNGPSACANGDLLTGILREQLAFKGWVMSDWRMSLTPDSLPKGLDQEMPDGTYFGDQLKTAIGEGKIPQSALDTAVGRILGQMDRFHLLDNPARPARDLAGLTATAQDVAQAGAVLLRNEKAALPLSTARSGKVAVIGYNAKTPKLNGGGSSHVLPSATPAAPLDLIKQRAGSTTTYTAGYDPAGEAVPANALSPAYTQGGGLPAGSEGVFYNGTITAPTEGDYSIQLQATGGGGFLQVDGVASGLFGDSIATGYTGITVHLTAGQHSLLLYGFADFVKPLQVNLHWLTPVAAQTKIAEAVAAAKLATTPIVFAYDDSSEGLDRPDLSLPGYQDELIDAVATANPHTVVVLNTASAVKMPWLAKTAAVLEMWYPGQKGAEATTALLYGDANPQGKLTQTFPVDEAHTLVSGEAGLYPGQDGQVKYTEGVDIGYRWYADKKVTPLFPFGYGLSYTSFAYSGLTAANASDGGLDVKVTVRNTGTRTGTEVAQVFLGPSPQVTAPQAPTALGGYAKVTLTAGAYRTLTIHVDPRQLSYWDSAAKAWKRGAGTRSVKAGSSSASLPLSTTVAVN encoded by the coding sequence TTGCGCACGGCGGCGGTCGTCCTGGCCGGCGTACTCCTGACGTCCGGTCTGGCGGCGGCCGGCGCCGCGGCCGATCCGGCCGCGAAGTTCTCGCCGAGGGTGCGGAGCCTCGTCGGCGAGCTGACGCTCGACGAGAAGCTTTCCCTGGTGCACGGCGGCACGGACCCGAACAGCGTCGGCGAAGCGGGCTACGTGCCCGGTGTGCCGCGCCTCGGCATCCCGGCGCTGCGGCTGGCGGACGGCTCCGCCGGGGTGCGCGTCGACAAGCCGTCGGTCGTCATGCCGGCGCCGGTTTCGCTCGCGTCCAGCTTCGACGAGTCGCTCGCCACCCGCTACGGCGCCGGCGTCGGCCGCGAAGCCCGGGCGCTGGGCACCGACGCGCTGCTGTCCCCGATGGTCAACACCATCCGGATCCCCTACGGCGGGCGCAACTTCGAGACCTTGAGCGAGGACCCGCTGCTGACGTCGCGGATCGCCGCCGCGGAGGTCAAGGGCATCGCGGGCCAGGGCACCATCCCGGTGGTCAAGCACCTCGCCGGCAACAACCAGGAGAACGACCGGCAGACGATCAACGTCCAGATGGACGACCAGACGCTGCACGAGGTCGAGCTGCCCGGGTTCGAGGCGGCGGTGAAGGCCGGCGCCGGTGCGGTGATGTGCTCGTACAACAACCTCAACGGCCCGTCCGCGTGCGCGAACGGCGACCTGCTCACCGGGATCCTGCGGGAGCAGCTGGCGTTCAAGGGCTGGGTGATGTCGGACTGGCGGATGTCGCTGACGCCCGACAGCCTGCCCAAGGGCCTCGACCAGGAGATGCCGGACGGCACGTACTTCGGGGACCAGCTCAAGACCGCGATCGGCGAGGGCAAGATCCCGCAGTCCGCTTTGGACACCGCGGTCGGGCGCATCCTGGGCCAGATGGACCGGTTCCACCTGCTCGACAACCCGGCGCGCCCGGCGCGTGACCTGGCCGGGCTGACGGCGACCGCGCAGGACGTGGCCCAGGCGGGCGCGGTCCTGCTGCGCAACGAGAAGGCGGCGCTGCCGCTGAGCACCGCGCGCTCGGGCAAGGTCGCGGTGATCGGCTACAACGCGAAGACGCCGAAGCTCAACGGCGGCGGCAGCTCCCACGTGCTCCCGTCGGCCACGCCGGCCGCCCCGCTGGACCTGATCAAGCAGCGCGCGGGCAGCACCACGACCTACACCGCGGGCTACGACCCGGCGGGCGAAGCCGTCCCGGCGAACGCGCTGTCCCCGGCGTACACCCAGGGCGGCGGGCTGCCCGCCGGCTCGGAAGGCGTGTTCTACAACGGCACCATCACCGCGCCGACCGAGGGCGACTACAGCATCCAGCTGCAGGCCACCGGCGGGGGCGGCTTCCTCCAGGTGGACGGCGTCGCCAGCGGCCTGTTCGGCGACTCGATCGCGACCGGCTACACCGGCATCACCGTGCACCTGACCGCGGGCCAGCACTCGCTGCTGCTGTACGGTTTCGCGGACTTCGTCAAGCCGCTGCAGGTGAACCTGCACTGGCTCACCCCGGTCGCGGCCCAGACCAAGATCGCCGAAGCGGTGGCGGCGGCGAAGCTGGCCACGACGCCGATCGTGTTCGCCTACGACGACAGCTCCGAAGGCCTCGACCGGCCCGACCTGTCGCTGCCGGGCTACCAGGACGAGCTGATCGACGCGGTCGCCACGGCCAACCCGCACACGGTGGTGGTCCTGAACACGGCGTCCGCGGTGAAGATGCCCTGGCTGGCGAAGACGGCCGCGGTGCTGGAGATGTGGTACCCGGGCCAGAAGGGCGCGGAGGCGACGACGGCGCTGCTGTACGGCGACGCCAACCCGCAGGGCAAGCTGACCCAGACGTTCCCGGTGGACGAGGCCCACACGCTCGTCAGCGGCGAAGCCGGCCTGTACCCGGGCCAGGACGGCCAGGTGAAGTACACCGAGGGCGTCGACATCGGCTACCGCTGGTACGCGGACAAGAAGGTGACCCCGCTCTTCCCGTTCGGCTACGGGCTTTCGTACACGTCGTTCGCCTACAGCGGGTTGACGGCCGCCAACGCGTCGGACGGCGGCCTGGACGTGAAGGTGACGGTGCGGAACACCGGGACCCGGACGGGCACCGAGGTGGCGCAGGTGTTCCTCGGCCCGAGCCCGCAGGTGACGGCTCCCCAGGCCCCGACGGCACTGGGCGGGTACGCGAAGGTCACGCTGACGGCCGGGGCGTACCGGACGCTGACGATCCACGTGGACCCGCGCCAGCTGAGCTACTGGGACTCGGCGGCGAAGGCGTGGAAGCGCGGCGCCGGAACGCGCTCGGTGAAGGCCGGTTCGTCTTCGGCTTCGCTGCCGCTGAGCACGACGGTCGCGGTGAACTGA
- a CDS encoding histidine kinase, whose product MSTIPQRSASAVRRGFAGMARLVVLVLFAAAQVCVLTLPAVIWLPEYVAAAGLTVLVAIPACRVLPALSRKSAPAVYGSAIESPYLPLPALERTENGWYWNGYDFHKSRWISLAQRRGRWFFTDPATWRDLCWLVVNPLTGGLVAALPVALAAFGAFLLVSPLTAPHLATGEWYFPLPMDTPAGVAGTAVAGLALLVLGLVAAPGAVSLHEAWTRWLLAPDERALLARRVERLFATRAAAIDAQAAELRRIERDLHDGAQARLIAIGMSLSTAEMLLDTDLDEVRRQLAGARDLSAAALRELRGLVHGIQPPMLADRGLGAALEDLAMDAPMPTDVEVGLIGRPDAALESAVYFSVAELLANAAKHAAAKRVRITVTHRPGVLRVVVADDGRGGADLRRGTGLAGVQRRVAAFDGVVEIDSPAGGPTEITILIPCVLPSAEQ is encoded by the coding sequence ATGTCGACGATTCCCCAGCGCAGCGCGTCGGCCGTCCGGCGCGGCTTCGCCGGAATGGCGCGACTCGTCGTTCTCGTGCTGTTCGCGGCGGCGCAGGTGTGCGTTCTCACGCTGCCCGCGGTGATCTGGCTGCCGGAATACGTCGCCGCCGCGGGGCTGACCGTACTGGTCGCCATTCCCGCGTGCCGGGTGCTGCCCGCTCTTTCCCGGAAAAGCGCGCCCGCCGTCTACGGCAGTGCGATCGAATCGCCGTACCTCCCGTTGCCGGCGCTGGAACGCACCGAAAACGGCTGGTACTGGAACGGGTACGACTTCCACAAGTCCCGCTGGATCTCCCTCGCCCAGCGCCGCGGCCGCTGGTTCTTCACCGACCCGGCCACCTGGCGCGACCTGTGCTGGCTGGTGGTCAACCCGCTGACCGGCGGCCTGGTCGCGGCCCTGCCGGTCGCGCTCGCCGCGTTCGGGGCGTTCCTGCTGGTCTCGCCCCTGACCGCGCCGCACCTGGCGACCGGGGAGTGGTACTTCCCGCTGCCGATGGACACGCCGGCCGGGGTCGCCGGGACCGCCGTCGCCGGGCTGGCGCTGCTGGTGCTGGGCCTGGTGGCCGCACCCGGCGCAGTCAGCCTGCACGAGGCCTGGACGCGGTGGCTGCTGGCGCCCGACGAGCGCGCGCTGCTGGCGCGGCGGGTGGAGCGGCTGTTCGCGACGCGGGCCGCGGCGATCGACGCGCAGGCCGCGGAGCTGCGGCGGATCGAGCGCGACCTGCACGACGGCGCCCAGGCGCGGCTGATCGCGATCGGCATGTCGCTGAGCACCGCCGAGATGCTGCTCGACACCGACCTCGACGAGGTCCGCCGCCAGCTGGCGGGCGCGCGGGACCTGTCCGCGGCCGCCCTGCGGGAGCTGCGCGGGCTGGTGCACGGCATCCAGCCGCCGATGCTCGCCGACCGGGGCCTCGGCGCCGCCCTCGAGGACCTCGCGATGGACGCGCCGATGCCCACCGACGTCGAGGTCGGCCTGATCGGCAGGCCCGACGCGGCGCTGGAGTCGGCGGTCTACTTCTCCGTCGCCGAACTGCTGGCCAACGCGGCCAAGCACGCGGCGGCCAAGCGGGTGCGGATCACCGTCACCCACCGGCCGGGCGTCCTGCGGGTCGTCGTCGCCGACGACGGCCGGGGCGGCGCCGACCTCCGCCGCGGGACCGGGCTCGCCGGGGTCCAGCGGCGGGTCGCGGCGTTCGACGGCGTCGTGGAAATCGACAGCCCGGCGGGCGGCCCGACCGAAATCACCATCCTCATTCCGTGCGTCCTGCCCTCAGCCGAACAGTAA
- a CDS encoding VC0807 family protein — translation MNEAGIQRTQAGTQSHAEPRNPRLALFASAAFDLIVPLAVYYILRQNGVPLLTAAIIGGIVPVVRTVYVFARYRKIDGLGLFMVTMMVIGTAVSLISGDARFFFAKDGWLTAMFGIWMLITLFFEKPFFLHAGVSIARTKRGGAGAEVWERRWDTEPKMRHGLRLLTVVFGVGMIVDAVVRVVLAYSLPLDDINLVTTVQWIVVLGGLIGFMAYYTRKHDLRA, via the coding sequence ATGAACGAAGCCGGCATCCAGCGCACCCAAGCGGGCACGCAGTCCCACGCGGAACCCCGGAACCCGCGGCTGGCGCTGTTCGCTTCCGCCGCATTCGACCTGATCGTCCCCCTCGCCGTCTACTACATCCTGCGCCAGAACGGTGTCCCGCTGTTGACCGCGGCGATCATCGGTGGCATCGTCCCGGTGGTCCGCACCGTGTACGTCTTCGCCCGGTACCGCAAGATCGACGGGCTCGGCCTCTTCATGGTGACGATGATGGTCATCGGCACCGCGGTTTCGCTGATTTCGGGCGACGCACGCTTCTTCTTCGCCAAGGACGGCTGGCTCACGGCCATGTTCGGCATCTGGATGCTGATCACGCTGTTCTTCGAAAAGCCGTTCTTCCTGCACGCCGGGGTCAGCATCGCCCGCACCAAGCGGGGCGGCGCCGGCGCGGAGGTCTGGGAGCGCCGCTGGGACACCGAGCCCAAGATGCGCCACGGGCTGCGCCTGCTGACGGTCGTCTTCGGCGTCGGCATGATCGTCGACGCCGTCGTCCGCGTCGTGCTCGCCTACTCGCTGCCGCTCGACGACATCAACCTGGTGACGACCGTGCAGTGGATCGTGGTCCTCGGCGGGCTCATCGGCTTCATGGCCTACTACACCCGCAAGCACGACCTGCGTGCCTGA